From the Methanocaldococcus fervens AG86 genome, the window GGTGGGTGTCATAGCATCCAATTTGGTCTATTTCAGCTTCTCCTCTAATAGCTTTTAAAATCTTTAAAACTCTCTCACCAAATCCTCTCTCTTCAGCTATTTTTAAAGCTTCCTCTACTAAAGCTTTATCGTACAAATTACCTATATACAACGGCCCAGAAAAGCCTTTTTCATAGCCTTCCTCAAACTTCCTAACCATTTTTATTCCATTAACATCTTTAACATAGCCGAGCATGTCAAAAACTTTGTCAGCCCTCTTAGCCCCTCTATCTGTAACTAAATAAACCCTAACATAATGGTCTGTAGCATGACAAAATATTGGTTTTAAAGCAATCTCATATCTTGTAGCCATTCTCATAGCATAACCAGCTAAAATTCTCAATGCAAATTCATGACAGTCTCTACCAAATAAAGGGTAAGCCAAATATTTCCTTAGGCAGGATTTTTTAGCTCTTCCACATAAAGCGGCTGTATCTGTTGCTGTTAAGCAGAGTAAGCCATTCCTTGTTACTAAAGCTCTTATAGCTTGGTCTATGTATGGAGATGGAGAGCCAAAAGGGTCTAAATCTACAAGATTAAAAAATCTAAAGTGCCTCGATAAGAATGTGTTTGCATCTTCATTATAAACCTCAATATTTTCAATTTTATTTAATTTTGCATTATTTATTATCTTTTCATAAGCTATTGGGTTTATATCGTTTAAAAAAACTTTTAAATCTCCATCAAAATTGAGTTCTTTAACATACCTAAGCCCTCTAATTCCACTTCCAGCTAATGCATCGGCAATATAAAATTTATCCTTTTTATGATACAAGTTTAAAAATGCCTGAACTACAGCTATACTTATATCTCTACATGTTTTCATTCTTGGATTGTAAAATACTTCATCCTTTTTTGTAACTGTTAATTTATCTGGAACTTCAAAAACTACTTCTCCCTCTTTTAGAATCATATTATATCCCTCAAAACCGTTTTTCAATAGCTATATTCTAAAATCAATATTAAAATTTGCTTCTAATAACATCCAAATACTTATATACATATTTGAAATTAATAAATAACCATATTACAATTTGGTGATATTATGGCAGAATATGATTTTAAAATAGAATATAAGCCTGCATACTCGTTATTAAAAATAAATCTAAAAAATCAGAGTATTATCGCTGAAAGAGGAGCTATGGTATATATGAGCCCAAATATAACAATTGATACAAAAATGAGTGGGGGCTTAGTAGGAGCTTTAAAGAGAGCGATAGTTGGAGAGGGAGTATTTTTAAATAAATTCAGTGGCACTGGAATATTGGCTTTATCCCCAAATTATGTTGGAGATATAATTCATCATGAATTGAATGGAACTCTATACCTCCAAAGTGGAGCATATTTAGCATCATCACCAAATATAAACATCGATACAAAATTTGGAGGAATAAAAACATATTTTGGAGGTAAAGGAATATTTTTAATAAAACTTGAAGGGAAAGGAGATGTGTTTTTATCATCCTTTGGAGCTCTTGAAACTGTAGAATTAAACGATGAAACTTTAATAGTTGACAATGGAAATCTTGTTGGATTCACAGGTGGACTTTCATATTCTTTAAAAAGGATTGGAGGGTTGAAATCAACATTACTTGGTGGAGAAGGATTAGTTTATGAGTTTAGAGGAACTGGGAAAGTGTATATTCAAACAAGAAATATGGAAAGCTTTGTAGATTTCTTAATGAAGTATCTACCCATCAAAGAAGATAAATAAAAAATAAAAATAAGTTTATTTATTAATTCTTTCAATGGCAATTTTAACGTTATATTTCTCTCCATTTGGGGTTTTTATTTCCCAATCTCTTTCATAATCTGCTTTTATATCATCAACAAACGTTCCTCTAACCTCTCTCTCAATAATATCCTTAAATTCACCTAAGTCAATGCCTTCAACCTTAACCTTAATTCTCTCCTCAATATCTAAGTCCATATCCTTTCTCATTGCCTGTATTCTTCTTATAACTTCCCTCATTAGCCCCTCTTTTATCAAATCATCAGTAATCTCAGTGTTTATAAAGACAGTTCCTTTTGAAAACTCTACTCCAGCTATATGCTCAGGAATTTCCAATCTAATCTCAACATACTCTGGCTTAATCTCATATCCATCCAATACAACAGCCCCTTCTTTCAATTTTTCCATCAACTCTTTAGC encodes:
- a CDS encoding tRNA (guanine(10)-N(2))-dimethyltransferase yields the protein MILKEGEVVFEVPDKLTVTKKDEVFYNPRMKTCRDISIAVVQAFLNLYHKKDKFYIADALAGSGIRGLRYVKELNFDGDLKVFLNDINPIAYEKIINNAKLNKIENIEVYNEDANTFLSRHFRFFNLVDLDPFGSPSPYIDQAIRALVTRNGLLCLTATDTAALCGRAKKSCLRKYLAYPLFGRDCHEFALRILAGYAMRMATRYEIALKPIFCHATDHYVRVYLVTDRGAKRADKVFDMLGYVKDVNGIKMVRKFEEGYEKGFSGPLYIGNLYDKALVEEALKIAEERGFGERVLKILKAIRGEAEIDQIGCYDTHQIGKMLKISVPPMQNIINKLREMGFKASVTHYNPKGIKTNTTLKNIIEAIYGCIKGE
- a CDS encoding TIGR00266 family protein, encoding MAEYDFKIEYKPAYSLLKINLKNQSIIAERGAMVYMSPNITIDTKMSGGLVGALKRAIVGEGVFLNKFSGTGILALSPNYVGDIIHHELNGTLYLQSGAYLASSPNINIDTKFGGIKTYFGGKGIFLIKLEGKGDVFLSSFGALETVELNDETLIVDNGNLVGFTGGLSYSLKRIGGLKSTLLGGEGLVYEFRGTGKVYIQTRNMESFVDFLMKYLPIKEDK